One region of Longimicrobiaceae bacterium genomic DNA includes:
- a CDS encoding MFS transporter yields MPEPVAPRPAEDSAWAPLRHPVFRTLWIATIASNVGTWMHDTAATWLMTSLTTSTLMVALMQTATSLPTLFLALPAGALADVVDRRKLLLVTQGWMLVAAALLGGLTVGGATTPWLLLSLTFVLGLGTALNTPAWQATTPDLVPREELAPAVSLNGVATNIARAVGPALGGALVAAVGSGGVFLLNATSFLGVVFVIRRWKSAERSSVLPAERVAGAMRAGVRYARHSPAVRAVLVRTSAFILSASAVWALLPLVARRELGLGAIGYGALLGSIGIGAILGVVVLPPVRRRLSTDQLVTVGSAVYAASTAVVAFVPHMWAACAALFVLGIAWIAVMPAFNVATQRAAPDWVRARMLALYVLVFQGGMALGGFVWGLVATHAGLRVALGTAAGVLVAGLVTALRWRLADGEDVDLTPSGHWRDPVVHGELHPDAGPVLVTVDYHVRTEDADAFVRDMREMGILRRRDGAINWGIFRDTADPRRFVETFMAESWGEHLRQHARATVADREVQDRVRAYQIGGEKPAVSHLIYAPVPAGSDPVEK; encoded by the coding sequence ATGCCTGAGCCGGTAGCGCCACGCCCCGCGGAGGACTCCGCGTGGGCGCCCCTGCGGCACCCGGTGTTCCGCACGCTTTGGATCGCGACCATCGCATCCAACGTCGGCACGTGGATGCACGACACGGCGGCCACCTGGCTGATGACCAGCCTCACCACCAGCACGCTAATGGTGGCGCTGATGCAGACCGCCACCAGCCTGCCCACGCTCTTCCTCGCCCTCCCGGCGGGCGCGCTGGCGGACGTGGTGGACCGGCGCAAGCTGCTGCTGGTCACCCAGGGGTGGATGCTGGTGGCCGCCGCGCTGCTGGGCGGCCTCACCGTGGGCGGGGCGACCACGCCGTGGCTGCTGCTGTCGCTCACCTTCGTGCTGGGGCTGGGCACCGCGCTCAACACCCCCGCCTGGCAGGCCACCACGCCGGACCTCGTTCCCCGCGAGGAGCTTGCGCCCGCCGTCTCCCTGAACGGCGTCGCCACCAACATCGCCCGCGCGGTGGGCCCGGCGCTGGGCGGCGCGCTGGTGGCGGCCGTGGGCTCGGGCGGCGTCTTCCTGCTCAACGCCACGTCGTTCCTGGGCGTCGTCTTCGTCATCCGCCGCTGGAAGAGCGCCGAGCGCAGCAGCGTCCTCCCCGCCGAGCGCGTGGCGGGGGCCATGCGCGCGGGCGTCCGCTACGCGCGGCACTCGCCGGCCGTTCGCGCGGTGCTGGTCCGCACCAGCGCCTTCATCCTCTCCGCCAGCGCCGTGTGGGCGCTGCTGCCGCTGGTCGCCCGGCGCGAGCTGGGGCTGGGAGCCATCGGGTACGGCGCCCTGCTGGGCTCCATCGGCATCGGCGCCATCCTGGGTGTGGTCGTGCTGCCGCCGGTGCGCCGCAGGCTGTCTACCGACCAGCTCGTCACCGTGGGCAGCGCCGTGTACGCCGCCTCGACCGCGGTGGTCGCCTTCGTGCCGCACATGTGGGCCGCGTGCGCCGCGCTGTTCGTGCTGGGGATCGCCTGGATCGCGGTGATGCCGGCCTTCAACGTCGCCACGCAGCGCGCCGCGCCGGACTGGGTGCGGGCGCGCATGCTGGCGCTGTACGTCCTGGTGTTCCAGGGCGGGATGGCGCTGGGCGGCTTCGTGTGGGGCCTGGTGGCCACCCACGCGGGGCTGCGCGTGGCGCTGGGCACCGCCGCGGGCGTCCTGGTCGCAGGCCTCGTCACCGCGCTCCGCTGGCGCCTGGCCGACGGCGAGGACGTGGACCTCACCCCGTCCGGCCACTGGCGCGACCCGGTGGTGCACGGCGAGCTGCACCCGGACGCGGGCCCGGTGCTGGTGACGGTCGATTACCACGTGCGGACGGAAGATGCGGACGCGTTCGTGCGCGACATGCGCGAGATGGGAATCCTGCGGCGGCGCGACGGCGCCATCAACTGGGGGATCTTCCGTGACACGGCCGACCCGCGCCGCTTCGTGGAGACCTTCATGGCCGAGAGCTGGGGCGAGCACCTGCGCCAGCACGCCCGCGCCACCGTTGCCGACCGCGAGGTGCAGGACCGCGTCCGCGCCTACCAGATCGGCGGGGAGAAGCCCGCCGTCTCCCACCTCATCTACGCCCCCGTCCCCGCCGGCAGCGACCCCGTCGAGAAGTAA